The proteins below come from a single Faecalibaculum rodentium genomic window:
- the dtd gene encoding D-aminoacyl-tRNA deacylase — translation MRCVLQRVTEARCVIEGETVGEIGAGYMILTGFCAADTKDTIDRMIRKILGLRVFSDEQGKMNRSLLDVEGSVLNISQFTLYADCRKGNRPGFSQAACPEVAIPLYNYMNEQLARQVPTATGRFGADMQIHLINDGPVTIELEMGEI, via the coding sequence GTGAGGTGTGTTCTGCAGCGGGTCACGGAAGCCCGCTGTGTGATCGAAGGAGAAACTGTGGGCGAAATCGGCGCAGGGTACATGATCCTCACCGGATTCTGTGCAGCGGATACAAAAGACACCATCGACCGCATGATCCGGAAAATTCTGGGTCTCCGGGTGTTTTCCGATGAACAGGGCAAGATGAACAGGAGTCTGCTGGATGTGGAGGGCTCTGTGCTCAATATCAGCCAGTTTACGCTCTACGCCGACTGCCGGAAGGGAAACCGGCCGGGTTTTTCGCAGGCAGCCTGTCCAGAGGTGGCCATTCCGTTGTATAATTATATGAATGAACAGCTCGCAAGACAGGTTCCGACTGCAACCGGCCGGTTCGGTGCCGATATGCAGATTCACCTGATCAACGACGGACCTGTGACGATCGAGCTTGAAATGGGGGAAATTTGA
- a CDS encoding ABC transporter substrate-binding protein has translation MKRDFMKLLAGGLSAAMLLAGCSGAAGSTAGGSSSEGGASADAGDTVKIGLNFELTGEVSSYGTAERNGAQLAIDEFNAKEDKPFTVEGVEIDSKGDPAESTTAAIKLIDEDQVAAIVGPATSAPSISTYQAASDKQTPVVSPSATQVDAMLNNGEPYEYAWRVCFEDSYQGAAMAIYAYETLGDKNAAIINETSDYGQGLAKTFKEKFESLGGKVVAQEQYNAKDTDFASILTKIKEKKFDVLYIAGYYGEAGLIIKQARESGIDCNIVGADGFESEKLAELAGKENLNKVWYTTCYTTVNASDELKSFIDDYTAKYDQAPNMFSALAYDATNLVLDQLAATGKTGAELNEAIKKADFSGLTGSFTFDEKTHTPKKTVLVVNQEDGVQTEVDEVEVK, from the coding sequence ATGAAGAGAGATTTCATGAAGCTCCTGGCCGGCGGCCTCAGTGCTGCGATGCTGCTGGCAGGCTGCTCGGGAGCAGCCGGCTCAACCGCAGGCGGTTCATCCAGCGAAGGCGGTGCATCGGCTGATGCAGGCGATACCGTCAAGATCGGCCTGAACTTCGAGCTGACCGGCGAGGTTTCCAGCTACGGCACAGCCGAGCGCAACGGTGCACAGCTGGCCATCGATGAATTCAACGCAAAGGAAGACAAGCCGTTCACAGTGGAAGGCGTGGAAATCGATTCCAAGGGTGACCCTGCTGAATCCACCACAGCCGCAATCAAGCTGATTGATGAAGACCAGGTGGCTGCCATCGTGGGACCTGCCACATCTGCTCCGTCCATTTCCACATACCAGGCTGCTTCCGACAAGCAGACTCCGGTCGTGTCTCCTTCCGCCACACAGGTGGATGCAATGCTGAACAACGGCGAACCCTATGAATATGCATGGCGTGTCTGCTTCGAAGACAGCTACCAGGGCGCAGCCATGGCCATCTATGCCTACGAAACGCTCGGCGACAAGAATGCAGCCATCATCAACGAGACATCCGACTACGGTCAGGGCCTGGCCAAGACGTTCAAGGAAAAATTCGAGTCCCTGGGCGGCAAGGTCGTGGCACAGGAACAGTACAACGCCAAGGATACAGACTTCGCGTCCATCCTGACCAAGATCAAGGAAAAGAAATTTGATGTCCTGTATATCGCGGGCTACTACGGCGAAGCCGGCCTGATCATCAAGCAGGCCCGTGAATCCGGCATCGACTGCAACATTGTCGGCGCTGACGGCTTCGAGTCCGAAAAGCTGGCGGAACTGGCCGGCAAGGAAAACCTGAACAAGGTATGGTACACGACCTGCTACACGACCGTGAATGCCTCCGATGAACTGAAGAGCTTCATTGACGACTACACAGCCAAATACGACCAGGCTCCCAACATGTTCTCCGCTCTGGCTTATGACGCCACCAACCTGGTGCTCGATCAGCTGGCTGCCACAGGCAAGACCGGTGCCGAACTGAATGAAGCCATCAAGAAAGCCGACTTCTCCGGTCTGACCGGGTCCTTCACCTTTGACGAGAAGACCCACACTCCGAAGAAAACCGTGCTGGTTGTCAACCAGGAAGACGGCGTGCAGACAGAAGTCGACGAAGTCGAAGTCAAATAA
- the folD gene encoding bifunctional methylenetetrahydrofolate dehydrogenase/methenyltetrahydrofolate cyclohydrolase FolD — protein MRIDGKALAAARREATAEAVQRRTEQGLPAPVLAVILVGEDPASQVYVRNKENACRKAGIEPRTWRLPADTAQTDLLDLIAQLNSDPAVHGILVQMPLPKHLDEQAVIDAIDPDKDVDGLHPVNAGRLASGLPGFVPCTPQGAIALLESAGLTDMTGLKAVVVGRSVLVGKPMAQLLLERNATVTICHSRTRDLASQVKDADIVVAAVGRPELIQGDWIKDGAYVIDVGINRVEGHLVGDVQTEEAEKHAAAITPVPGGCGPMTVQMLLENTLLAARRQEETAR, from the coding sequence ATGAGAATCGATGGAAAAGCGCTGGCGGCTGCCAGACGCGAGGCCACCGCAGAGGCGGTGCAGCGCCGGACAGAACAGGGTCTGCCGGCCCCGGTCCTGGCGGTGATTCTGGTCGGGGAAGACCCTGCCAGCCAGGTCTATGTACGCAACAAGGAAAACGCCTGCCGAAAGGCGGGAATCGAGCCCCGCACCTGGCGGCTGCCGGCAGACACCGCCCAGACAGATCTTCTGGACCTGATCGCGCAGCTCAACAGCGATCCTGCGGTGCATGGGATCCTGGTGCAGATGCCGCTGCCGAAACACCTGGATGAGCAGGCTGTGATCGATGCCATCGATCCGGACAAAGACGTGGATGGACTGCATCCCGTCAACGCCGGACGTCTGGCCAGCGGCCTGCCGGGATTTGTACCCTGCACACCGCAGGGAGCCATCGCCCTGCTGGAAAGTGCCGGACTGACGGATATGACCGGCCTGAAGGCTGTGGTGGTCGGCCGCTCCGTCCTGGTGGGCAAGCCCATGGCGCAGCTTCTCCTGGAACGGAACGCGACTGTCACGATCTGCCATTCCCGGACCCGGGATCTTGCTTCGCAGGTGAAGGACGCAGACATCGTGGTGGCAGCCGTTGGGCGTCCGGAACTGATTCAGGGGGACTGGATCAAAGACGGTGCCTATGTGATCGATGTGGGGATCAACCGCGTAGAGGGACATCTCGTGGGGGATGTGCAGACAGAGGAAGCGGAGAAACACGCTGCAGCGATCACACCTGTTCCGGGTGGCTGCGGTCCCATGACAGTCCAGATGCTGCTGGAAAACACGCTGCTGGCAGCCAGACGGCAGGAAGAAACAGCCAGGTGA
- a CDS encoding DUF951 domain-containing protein has protein sequence MEYNLNDIVEMKKEHPCHLSKQWKIIRMGADIRIKCLGCGTSVLMPRLKFEKKLKKVVTPAAQSGQAAER, from the coding sequence GTGGAATACAATCTGAATGATATTGTGGAGATGAAAAAAGAACACCCGTGCCATCTCTCGAAGCAATGGAAAATCATCCGCATGGGTGCCGATATCCGGATCAAGTGTCTGGGCTGCGGAACCAGCGTGCTGATGCCGCGCTTGAAATTTGAAAAGAAACTGAAAAAAGTCGTCACTCCCGCAGCCCAGTCAGGTCAGGCGGCAGAACGCTGA
- a CDS encoding site-2 protease family protein, translating into MILGQSLSQIVVLVIAVILSMSIHEAAHGLVSYWFGDPTARQAGRLSLNPLAHIDWSGLLCLLLFGFGWAKPVPVDPSYYKDPKAGMIWTAFAGPVANFLLGFVCVFLYYLLLKLAPGFAFGTVGSFVESVFATTAILSTGFGIFNLIPVPPLDGSKILFAFLPDQEYYRVTRGTPWMYILFIALLWSGLISGPIGMLRGAMIDAFSSAAMFLLGM; encoded by the coding sequence GTGATCCTGGGACAGAGCCTGAGCCAGATCGTGGTACTGGTCATTGCCGTGATCCTGTCCATGTCCATACACGAAGCCGCCCATGGGCTGGTCTCGTACTGGTTTGGGGACCCGACCGCCAGACAGGCGGGCAGACTGTCCCTGAATCCCCTGGCACATATTGACTGGAGCGGACTGCTCTGCCTGCTGCTGTTCGGGTTCGGCTGGGCCAAGCCGGTCCCCGTGGATCCCTCCTATTACAAGGATCCAAAGGCCGGCATGATCTGGACAGCCTTTGCAGGACCCGTCGCAAACTTCCTTCTGGGGTTTGTGTGCGTGTTTCTCTATTATCTGCTCCTGAAACTGGCACCGGGCTTTGCCTTCGGGACCGTTGGCAGTTTTGTGGAATCGGTGTTTGCGACCACCGCCATTCTGTCCACTGGATTCGGGATCTTCAACCTGATCCCTGTGCCGCCTCTGGACGGATCCAAGATCCTGTTCGCGTTTCTGCCTGACCAGGAATACTACCGAGTCACGAGAGGCACACCCTGGATGTACATTCTGTTCATCGCACTGCTCTGGAGCGGCCTGATTTCAGGTCCCATCGGCATGCTGCGGGGGGCCATGATCGACGCCTTTTCCTCTGCCGCGATGTTTCTTCTGGGTATGTAA
- the ychF gene encoding redox-regulated ATPase YchF gives MPLQAGIVGLPNVGKSTLFNAITNSQVEAANYPFATIAPNVGVVEVPDARIDRLTELFQPKKTIYTTFEFTDIAGLVKGASKGEGLGNQFLSNIRLTDAICHVVRCFDDPNITHVETTIDPVRDIEIINLELILADLQTVENRIAKVERKAKTKDKEAVAELSLLKRLQPHLEAGEPARTLEMDEEEQAMVKGYGLITMKPVIYIANTDEEGVSSPEDNVYWQQVKDYAARHDSEAVLLCAKMEEDLSGMDREEKQAFLDELGLPASGLDQVITRAYAILGLQTFLTAGPDECRAWTFRKGMKAPECAGVIHSDFQRGFIKAEVYRFQDMDELESEAAIREAGRMRMEGKEYVVQDGDVMHFRFNV, from the coding sequence ATGCCACTGCAGGCAGGAATTGTGGGACTCCCCAATGTCGGGAAATCCACGTTATTCAATGCAATCACCAACTCTCAGGTCGAAGCGGCCAACTATCCCTTTGCGACCATTGCCCCGAACGTCGGGGTCGTGGAAGTGCCGGATGCCCGGATCGACCGGCTGACCGAACTGTTTCAGCCGAAAAAGACCATTTACACAACCTTCGAATTCACCGACATCGCCGGCCTGGTCAAAGGCGCATCCAAGGGCGAGGGACTGGGCAACCAGTTTCTGTCGAACATCCGGCTGACAGATGCCATCTGCCATGTCGTGCGGTGTTTCGATGACCCGAACATCACCCACGTGGAGACAACCATTGACCCCGTGCGGGACATTGAGATCATCAACCTGGAGCTGATCCTGGCGGATCTGCAGACAGTGGAAAACCGCATTGCGAAAGTGGAGCGGAAGGCGAAAACCAAAGACAAGGAAGCGGTGGCGGAGCTGTCGCTTCTGAAGAGACTGCAGCCGCATCTGGAAGCCGGCGAACCGGCCCGGACACTGGAGATGGATGAAGAGGAACAGGCAATGGTCAAAGGTTACGGGCTGATCACCATGAAACCGGTGATCTACATTGCCAATACCGATGAAGAAGGCGTTTCCTCTCCGGAAGACAACGTCTACTGGCAGCAGGTGAAGGACTATGCTGCCAGGCATGACAGCGAGGCCGTTTTGCTGTGTGCAAAAATGGAAGAGGATCTCTCCGGCATGGACCGGGAAGAAAAGCAGGCGTTCCTCGATGAACTCGGGCTGCCGGCTTCCGGACTGGACCAGGTCATCACCCGGGCCTATGCCATCCTTGGGCTGCAGACATTCCTCACCGCCGGTCCCGATGAATGCCGGGCATGGACTTTCCGGAAGGGCATGAAAGCCCCGGAATGTGCCGGGGTCATTCACTCGGACTTCCAGCGCGGCTTCATCAAGGCAGAAGTCTACCGGTTCCAGGACATGGATGAGCTCGAAAGCGAAGCGGCGATCCGGGAAGCCGGACGCATGCGCATGGAGGGCAAGGAATACGTGGTGCAGGACGGCGACGTGATGCACTTCCGGTTCAACGTATGA